The Labilibaculum sp. sequence TTTTGCTAATATTGTAATGAATTGCAACAAGTGGTCTCTTTATAATATTAAACTAGCTGCATGGTAATGTCTCTCATGTGGAATTTTAACCAGATCATTCTGGAATGTTTAAATTTCGTGCAATCATCTACTAACTATTTAATATCTAAATCATAAATACCAATGAAAGTTCAAATTGATGCTGTAGATCAGAAGATTCTATCTTACTTGATTAAAAATGCAAGGATTCCATTTTTGGAAATAGCAAGAGAGTGTGGGATTTCTGGTGCTGCAATTCATCAAAGGGTTAAAAAACTGGAAGATGCAGGGATTATTGATGGATCAAGATTCATTGTTAAGCCAAGAGCTTTAGGATACGAGGTGTGTGCCTTTGTTGGTATTTCTCTTGATCATGCACATCAATATAAAATGGTTGTAGAAAAAATTGATGCTATTCCTGAAATAGTAGAATGTCATTTTACCACTGGCAACTTTACATTTTTGGTAAAGATGCTTTGTAGGGACAATCAACATTTGATGGATATCTTAATTAATACTCTACAAAATATTCCTGGAATATCAAAAACGGAAACATTTATTTCTTTGGATCAAACAGTCGATCGGGAAATTAAACTATAAGATTAAATTTTTTGAATTAAGAGGCTTTCATTATTGAAAGCTTTTTTTGTATCTATAAATAGTTGTTATAGTTTACCAAATACCTCTCTTTTTTGTATCTTTCGATTCATTTTACAAAACACTTAAAATATAAATCAACATGTTTCCAAAAGAAGTATATATTAAAAGACGTAACCAATTACGTGAAATAATGAAAGACGGAATTGCATTGGTATTAGGCAATCCTGAAGCACCTATGAATTATGCCGGGAATGTTTATCATTACCGTCAGGATAGTACATTTTTGTACTTCTTTGGTATCGATCATCCTGGTTTTGCGGGGGTTTTTGATATCGATAATAATAAGGATTACATTTTTGGTAATGATGTTGATATTGATGATATAATTTGGATGGGGCCACAGTCAAGTGTTGTCGATCAAGCTGCACGTTTTGGTGTTGAAAACACAGCTCCGTTTAATGATTTGAAATCTCTTGTTGCTGAAGCAATAAAAGAAGGTAGAAAAATTCATTTCTTACCTGTCTACCGTGCCGAAAATAAAATCTTGATTCATGAAATGATTGGCACGCCATTAAATGCAATTAAGGAGAATGCATCAGAAGAATTTGTTAAAGCAGTTATTTCTCTTCGTGAAATAAAAGATGAATACGAAATTAAGGAATTAGAGCGTGCCGCGGCAATAGGGTATGAGATTCATACTACGGCAATGAAAATGGCCAAAGATGGAGTTTATGAAAGAGAAATCGCCGGAGAATGCGAGGCTATAGCATTAAGGGCAGGAGGACTTCTCTCATTCCCAGCTATTGTTTCGCGAAGAGGAGAAACTTTACACAATCATGAGCATGGTAATCTGCTTAAAACAGGAGATTTATTGCTTGTAGATAGTGGTGCTGAAACCGATTCTCATTATGCTTCAGATAATACCCGAACAATTCCTGTGGGAGGAAAATTTAGCCAAAAGCAAAAGGAAATATATGAAATTGTGTTGGCGGGAATCAACAAAGGTAATGAGTTGATTCGTCCTGGAGTTACTTATCAAAGTATTCATTTGGAGGTTTGTAAAGTACTTGCTTCTGGTTTAAAGGAAGTTGGCTTAATGAAAGGGGATGTTGAAGAAGCTGTGAAGGCTGGCGCTCATGCCTTATTTATGCCACATGGTCTTGGTCACATGATGGGATTGGATGTGCACGACATGGAAGATTTCGGAGAGAACCTGGTTGGATACGATGAAAAGGTTCAAAGAATTGATCAGTTTGGAACTGCCTATTTACGTCTTGGAAAAGAACTGAAACCAGGTTTTGTAATCACTAACGAGCCGGGAATTTATTTTATTCCGGCATTAATGGACAAATGGAAGCAGGAAGGATTGCATTTGGATTATATCAATTACGATAAGGTTTATGAATATCGTACGTTTGGAGGTATTCGTTTGGAAGATGATGTGTTGGTAACTGAACAGGGGAATCGTTTAATCGGAAAGAGGATTCCTGTTAGTGTAGAGGATGTAGAGGATGTAATGAGTTAAATACTAATAGTAAATATATTTAAAAGGCAGCGTTTCTGGTAAATGCTGCCTTTTTTATTATCGTTAATTTGTTTAATTTTACTTAAACTTACATTTTTAATAACAAACATGTAACCAAAATCATCATTTATCAGTTTAAACAGTTACTTTGTGGAACTTTTTTAGACTCAAAAGGAAATAATAATTGATTTGATGAGTTGCGTCTTTCAAATATATTGTAAAATATAAAATTGGATGGTTTTGTGAGTTGCTTTGGTTGATTAATTTTATGTTGTTTTTTCAATGTAAAGTGTCTTTCATTGCACATTAATTTCGTTTTAACTTTGAATCTTAATGATATGAGGAATGGTAAAATTTCTACCCAATTAATGAAAGTATTTAAATTAGTTTGTATCGGCTTATTGTTTATTTTGCCATTTAGTGGAATGGCTCAGTACGACTATGAACATTATGTGCCTCCGTTTTACTGCTCGGCTCAGGTGGGAAAACAAGAACTTTTTTTGTCAACCAATTCTGAAAAAGACCTTAGTGTTTTTATTGAAGATGGACAAGGCAATACAGTAGCAGGCCCGTTTACAATTAATCGTAATCAAAGCAAAACTTATGTATTTAAAACTCCGGGAGGAGCTACGTATAGTTCTCATAATTCGAGTACTTATCCTGATGGGTGTAGTTATTCGTATGGAATTATAGGACCAAAAGAATTAAACAAACCTTTAGATGGGCAGGGGTTAAGAATTTACTCGTATGATGGTCCTTTCTTTGCTAATATAAGGCATGGTTTTAGTAATGGTGGGGAATATGGAGCTTTAACGCATGGAGGTTCTCTTTCGGCAAAAGGAGCGTATGCCAAAGGAAAAGATTTTTATTCCGGGCATTTGTATAGCCACACAATTAATTATTCAGATCCTTCGTATAGTGGAGGTTATCCTATTCGAAGCCACTTTATTTCAGTGATGGCTGTTGAAGATGGGCAGACAACCGTTAATTTTTCTGGAATTAAATGTAAGTACATTACAAAATACGATGGTGCAAATGTAGTTTTAGAATCAATAGATCCTTCTGATGTTATAACAGGAACACTAAGCAAAGGGCAGAGTTATGTTATTGGGGTAAATTTGCATACTAGTCAATTTAGTGGCGAAACTGCCATGGTGCGAAACGGAATGAATGGGACGCATATTACATCAACTCAAAAAATTGTTGTGAATTGTGGTTCATGGACAGCAGGGGCGAAGCCATCTCAAGATATTGGTTTCGACCAGATTGTTCCGGTGGATCAGGTGCGAGATAAATACATCGTAATGAAAGGAGAAGGAAAGGCTGAGCCAGATCCTACTGCTTATTATGCTGGACAGGAAAGAACTATTGTTGTGGCAACCCAGGCAAATACCGAAGTATGGGTAAATGGAAATAATAAAGGTACACTGGCTAATGCTGGCGATTTTATCATTTTGGATGACATTGTTAATCCTAAGGCACTTCCAACACTTTACATTGATACAAAAGATAAAGATGTATATGTTTACCAAACCATGTGTGGTACAAATCAGGACTGGACAAATATTGGACTTAATTTTATTCCTCCTCTTACAGGATTGGGAATTAAGGAGGTTGTGATTCCTCAAGCTAATTACATTACTACCGGTGCTGGAGGTCTTATAAATCCAACGGTTACGGTTTTGTCGCAAAAAAATGTAGATGTACAACGTAATGGAACATCTTTAAGTAATCCTCAGGATGTGCCTGGAACAACCGAATGGGTATATTATAAAGTACCTAATATAAGCGGTGATTGTCGTTTTACAGGGAGTAAAGCTATAAATGTTGCATGGACAGCAAGTTCGAATACTCTTGGTGCTGCAGGATATTATTCTGGTTTTACAAAGGCAGTATCTCCAATTCATCCTGTGTTAAATATAGATAAAGAAATAAGTCTGGTTTGTGAAAGTTATGATGAGAATATAAGTGTTGCTCTTGTAGAACCATTCCCAGACTTTTATGAATGGTATGTAAATGATTTTACAGGGGACCCAATTATTGAGAATGGACCGCTGGTTGTGCCGGCACCGGATGTAGAAACGATCTATTATGTTTTGGGATATTACAGAGATCCAAGTTTGGATCTTTTATTTAATGGTGATTTTTCTGATGGCTTTAATGGCTTTGACTCTGATTACGATATAGTTACCAGTAATCTTGTTGATCCTGGTTATTTCGCACTGGCATCCACCCCTGTAGCAGAAAATCCTGTTTTAGCTGACTTTGGAGCAATGGACGGAGGAAGAATGTTCTTAGGATATTCTGATAGACAAGGAGAGGTGGTTTATCAGGTGAATGAATTGCCTGTAGAAGAAAATTTCAGTTATATTTTTAAGTTGCACGGGCGTTTGGCAAAAGAGAACTCAACTTATAATCAGTCGCTTAAAGTGCTTATTAACGATGAGACAATTATTGAAGATTTTAAAATAGATAAATCTACAGACTGGCAATCGGTTTCAGCTCTTTGGAAACCGGGAACAGCAAGGAAGGCAACCATTAAGATACTTAATCATAATCTTGATACTCAGGATGCTTTTTTTGCTTTGGATAGTATATCATTCGTTCAGGCAGTTCAGGATACTGCAAAATTCATCGCGAAGGTTGTTCCAAA is a genomic window containing:
- a CDS encoding Lrp/AsnC ligand binding domain-containing protein produces the protein MKVQIDAVDQKILSYLIKNARIPFLEIARECGISGAAIHQRVKKLEDAGIIDGSRFIVKPRALGYEVCAFVGISLDHAHQYKMVVEKIDAIPEIVECHFTTGNFTFLVKMLCRDNQHLMDILINTLQNIPGISKTETFISLDQTVDREIKL
- a CDS encoding aminopeptidase P family protein: MFPKEVYIKRRNQLREIMKDGIALVLGNPEAPMNYAGNVYHYRQDSTFLYFFGIDHPGFAGVFDIDNNKDYIFGNDVDIDDIIWMGPQSSVVDQAARFGVENTAPFNDLKSLVAEAIKEGRKIHFLPVYRAENKILIHEMIGTPLNAIKENASEEFVKAVISLREIKDEYEIKELERAAAIGYEIHTTAMKMAKDGVYEREIAGECEAIALRAGGLLSFPAIVSRRGETLHNHEHGNLLKTGDLLLVDSGAETDSHYASDNTRTIPVGGKFSQKQKEIYEIVLAGINKGNELIRPGVTYQSIHLEVCKVLASGLKEVGLMKGDVEEAVKAGAHALFMPHGLGHMMGLDVHDMEDFGENLVGYDEKVQRIDQFGTAYLRLGKELKPGFVITNEPGIYFIPALMDKWKQEGLHLDYINYDKVYEYRTFGGIRLEDDVLVTEQGNRLIGKRIPVSVEDVEDVMS